A stretch of Litorilinea aerophila DNA encodes these proteins:
- a CDS encoding TIGR01458 family HAD-type hydrolase has protein sequence MADLLSTVDGLLIDIDGVLTRGSEVIPGAPEAIRALRARGIPHRFLTNTTIYCRQSLLERLSAMGFEMEADELLTATYAAAQYLRSQNARSYYPLLLPDAQLEFEGIEVDEEAPEFVVVGDMGASFTFPRLNRAMRAILNGAQLVALHKKRIWRTEEGLFLDAGPFVVALEYATEVSALVIGKPSSSYFHMALDELQLPPARVAMIGDDIEIDVRGAQLMGMQGWLVKTGRFRREDLGRGIWPERVLNSISDIFSEA, from the coding sequence GTGGCTGATCTACTGTCCACTGTAGACGGTCTCTTAATCGATATCGACGGGGTGTTGACCCGCGGCAGCGAGGTGATACCGGGCGCGCCAGAGGCGATTCGTGCCTTGCGCGCCCGGGGCATTCCCCACCGCTTTCTGACCAACACGACGATTTATTGTCGTCAGAGCCTGCTGGAGCGCCTGTCGGCCATGGGGTTTGAGATGGAGGCCGACGAGTTGCTCACCGCCACCTACGCGGCAGCCCAGTACCTGCGCAGCCAGAACGCGCGCAGCTACTACCCGCTCCTCCTCCCCGATGCCCAACTGGAATTCGAGGGGATCGAGGTGGACGAGGAGGCGCCGGAATTCGTGGTGGTGGGCGACATGGGGGCCAGCTTCACCTTCCCCCGACTGAACCGGGCCATGCGCGCCATCTTGAACGGCGCCCAACTGGTGGCACTGCACAAGAAGCGCATCTGGCGCACCGAAGAGGGCCTCTTCCTGGATGCCGGCCCCTTCGTGGTCGCCCTGGAATATGCCACCGAAGTCAGCGCGCTGGTCATCGGCAAACCCAGCTCCTCCTACTTCCACATGGCCCTGGATGAGCTACAGCTTCCCCCCGCCCGGGTCGCCATGATCGGCGACGACATCGAGATCGACGTGCGGGGCGCCCAGCTGATGGGCATGCAGGGCTGGCTGGTGAAGACAGGCCGCTTCCGCAGGGAGGATCTGGGCCGGGGCATCTGGCCCGAGCGGGTGCTCAACAGCATCAGCGACATTTTTTCGGAGGCGTGA
- the ppc gene encoding phosphoenolpyruvate carboxylase, whose protein sequence is MTIQPQEETQEERQDDRVRYWIRTLGNLLGETIIEQEGKETFDLEEEIRALAKAWRSGDSHAQEKITELVSRLVDDLPRALAVLKAFTTYFQLVNLAEERQRVHILRQRALKAYRRGVPMSETIANAVRRLDAEGLSAADVQNLLRQLFIMPVFTAHPTEAKRRTILLNLKRTAGILREMDLVDLLPQEREKKLEEIRENIVLLWQSDETRDRRPTVMDEVRNGLYYFEETLFELVPEIYQELERALAETYPGETFQIPAFLRYGSWVGGDRDGNPYVTVEVTEEALRAQKDLILELYSHKVEELYNELSPAVTRVRFSDEFLASLQEDFKLISDDEREVLDRFALEPYRQKLILMFRRLEATRAENRQPWTRRVPNPRAYASVDQFRRDLQLIYDSLCQNKGERLARGRLARLIRAVDVFGFHLATLDIRQHSERHRVAMAEVLARMNLAGDYAAMPEADKVALLSREILSPRPLTALLDFSPETNETIRLFRLMRRAREIMGEEAITTYIISMTATVSNVLEVLLFARDAGLFGQIDVVPLFETIEDLRRAPEIMARLFQNGAYHRHLQARGNRQQIMIGYSDSNKDGGYLMANWMLFKAQRALAQTCEKYGIQLTLFHGRGGTLGRGGGPANRAILAQPPESVRGRIKITEQGEVISSRYANPDIAHRHLEQLVNAVLLTSGKRPHYQQEPHWATIMDALSERAFAKYRSLVEKPGFLRYFHEATPIDQIDLLNIGSRPSRRRQTESIADLRAIPWVFAWTQSRVNLPSWYGVGTALDAWVHGDGPAEPASGEEAAGEGQEARLAELRDMYQNWPFFRTVIDNVQMGLCIGDMAIASLYASLTDEEIRQEIFSQILDEYERTRKMVLAITGYQQLLDNESWLQRSITLRNPYVDPLNYMQVALMRKLRQEPDAPNANRLRDAVVLSVNGVAAGLQNTG, encoded by the coding sequence ATGACCATTCAACCACAGGAAGAAACCCAAGAAGAACGCCAGGACGACCGGGTCCGCTACTGGATCCGGACCCTGGGGAACCTGCTGGGTGAAACCATCATCGAGCAGGAAGGCAAAGAGACCTTCGACCTGGAGGAAGAGATCCGGGCGCTGGCCAAGGCCTGGCGCAGCGGGGACTCGCACGCCCAGGAGAAAATCACCGAGCTGGTCTCCCGGCTGGTGGACGATCTCCCCCGGGCCCTGGCCGTGCTCAAGGCCTTCACCACCTACTTCCAGCTAGTCAACCTGGCCGAAGAACGGCAGCGGGTCCACATCCTGCGCCAGCGGGCCCTGAAAGCCTACCGCCGGGGCGTCCCCATGAGTGAGACCATCGCCAACGCGGTGCGACGCCTCGACGCGGAAGGGCTGAGTGCAGCCGACGTGCAAAACCTGCTCCGCCAGCTCTTCATCATGCCCGTCTTCACCGCCCACCCCACCGAGGCCAAACGGCGGACCATCCTGCTCAACCTGAAGCGTACCGCCGGTATCCTGCGGGAGATGGACCTGGTGGATCTCCTGCCCCAGGAGCGGGAGAAGAAGCTGGAGGAAATCCGGGAAAACATCGTGCTCCTCTGGCAGAGCGACGAAACCCGGGACCGGCGCCCCACGGTGATGGACGAAGTGCGCAACGGCCTCTACTACTTCGAGGAGACCCTGTTCGAGCTGGTGCCGGAGATCTACCAGGAGCTGGAACGGGCCCTGGCCGAAACGTACCCGGGCGAAACCTTCCAGATCCCGGCCTTCCTCCGCTACGGCTCCTGGGTGGGCGGGGACCGGGACGGCAATCCCTACGTGACCGTGGAGGTCACCGAAGAGGCCCTGCGCGCCCAGAAGGACCTGATCCTGGAGCTGTACAGCCACAAGGTGGAGGAGCTCTACAACGAGCTCAGCCCGGCCGTGACCCGGGTACGCTTCAGCGACGAATTTCTGGCCAGCCTGCAGGAGGATTTCAAGCTCATCTCCGACGACGAGCGGGAAGTGCTGGACCGCTTCGCACTGGAGCCGTACCGGCAAAAGCTGATCCTGATGTTCCGCCGCCTGGAGGCCACCCGGGCGGAGAATCGCCAACCCTGGACGCGGCGGGTCCCCAACCCCCGGGCCTATGCCAGCGTAGACCAGTTCCGCCGGGATCTCCAGCTGATCTACGACAGCCTGTGCCAGAACAAGGGCGAACGGCTGGCCCGGGGACGGCTGGCCCGGCTCATCCGGGCGGTGGATGTCTTCGGCTTCCACCTGGCCACCCTGGACATCCGCCAGCACTCGGAACGCCATCGCGTCGCCATGGCCGAGGTGCTGGCCCGCATGAACCTGGCCGGCGACTATGCTGCCATGCCCGAGGCCGACAAGGTCGCACTCCTCAGCCGGGAGATCCTGAGTCCCCGGCCCCTGACCGCGCTGCTGGACTTCAGCCCGGAGACCAACGAAACCATTCGGCTCTTCCGGCTGATGCGGCGGGCGCGGGAGATCATGGGCGAAGAGGCCATCACCACCTACATCATCAGCATGACCGCCACGGTCAGCAACGTGTTGGAGGTCCTCCTCTTCGCGCGGGACGCCGGCCTCTTCGGCCAGATCGATGTGGTGCCCCTCTTCGAGACCATCGAGGACCTGCGGCGGGCGCCGGAGATCATGGCCCGGCTCTTCCAGAACGGCGCCTATCACCGGCATCTCCAGGCCCGGGGCAACCGCCAGCAGATCATGATCGGCTATAGCGACTCCAACAAAGACGGCGGCTATCTCATGGCCAATTGGATGCTCTTCAAAGCCCAGCGGGCCCTGGCCCAGACCTGCGAAAAATACGGCATCCAGCTCACCCTCTTCCACGGCCGGGGCGGCACCCTCGGGCGGGGCGGCGGGCCGGCCAACCGGGCCATCCTGGCCCAGCCGCCGGAATCGGTGCGGGGGCGCATCAAAATCACCGAGCAGGGCGAGGTCATCAGCAGCCGCTACGCCAACCCGGACATCGCCCACCGCCACCTGGAGCAACTGGTGAACGCGGTGCTCCTGACCAGCGGCAAGCGCCCCCACTACCAGCAGGAGCCCCACTGGGCCACCATCATGGACGCCCTCAGCGAGCGGGCCTTTGCCAAATATCGCTCGTTGGTGGAAAAGCCCGGCTTCCTGCGCTACTTCCACGAGGCCACGCCCATCGACCAGATTGACCTGCTCAACATCGGTTCCCGGCCCTCCCGCCGCCGCCAGACCGAGTCCATCGCCGACCTGCGGGCCATCCCCTGGGTCTTCGCCTGGACCCAGTCCCGGGTCAACCTCCCGAGCTGGTATGGGGTGGGCACCGCGCTGGACGCCTGGGTACACGGTGACGGCCCGGCCGAGCCCGCTTCTGGGGAAGAGGCGGCTGGCGAAGGGCAGGAAGCGCGGCTGGCCGAACTACGGGACATGTACCAGAACTGGCCCTTCTTCCGCACCGTCATCGACAACGTGCAGATGGGCCTGTGCATCGGCGATATGGCCATCGCCTCCCTCTATGCCAGCCTGACGGACGAGGAGATCCGCCAGGAGATCTTCAGCCAGATCCTGGACGAATATGAGCGGACCCGGAAGATGGTGCTGGCCATCACCGGCTATCAGCAGCTCCTGGACAACGAGTCCTGGCTGCAGCGGAGCATCACCCTGCGCAACCCGTATGTGGATCCCCTGAACTACATGCAGGTGGCCCTGATGCGCAAGCTGCGCCAGGAACCGGATGCCCCCAATGCCAACCGGCTGCGGGACGCGGTGGTTCTCTCGGTCAACGGGGTCGCCGCCGGCCTGCAAAACACAGGTTGA
- the leuB gene encoding 3-isopropylmalate dehydrogenase, which translates to MNARIVVLAGDGIGPEVTQEAQKVLGAVAEKFDHHFEFDHQLMGGRAIDELGTSLPDATLEACRTADAILLGAVGGPKWDNPHAPDRPERGLLALRKALNLFANVRPVKVTPQLIGASTLKEEVLQGVDMVVIRELTGDAYFGPRKEAGEEGYEAYDTMLYTRPEIERVVRLAAETAMGRRKKLASVDKANVLASSRLWRRVATQVLADYPELEVEHVLVDAMAMHLIRRPASFDVIVAGNLFGDILTDEASMLAGSMGMLPSASLGDILNAQELPLGLYEPIHGSAPDIAGKNIANPLATILSAAMLLRHSLGLTAEADAVEAAVEAVLQEGVRTPDIAHTGTEVVGTQVMGDLVVEKLLA; encoded by the coding sequence ATGAACGCCAGGATTGTGGTATTGGCCGGTGACGGGATCGGCCCAGAGGTGACCCAGGAGGCCCAAAAGGTGCTGGGCGCCGTGGCCGAGAAGTTCGACCACCATTTCGAATTCGACCACCAGCTCATGGGCGGCCGTGCCATCGATGAACTGGGCACCAGCCTGCCCGACGCCACCCTGGAGGCCTGCCGCACAGCCGACGCCATCCTGCTGGGCGCGGTGGGTGGCCCCAAGTGGGACAACCCCCACGCGCCCGACCGACCAGAACGGGGCCTCCTGGCCCTGCGCAAGGCCCTGAACCTCTTCGCCAACGTGCGGCCCGTCAAGGTGACGCCCCAACTCATCGGCGCCAGTACCCTGAAGGAAGAGGTGCTCCAGGGCGTGGATATGGTGGTCATCCGGGAGCTCACCGGCGATGCCTACTTTGGCCCCCGCAAAGAAGCCGGCGAGGAGGGCTATGAAGCCTACGACACCATGCTCTACACCCGCCCGGAGATCGAACGGGTGGTGCGCCTGGCCGCGGAGACGGCCATGGGCCGGCGCAAGAAGCTGGCCAGCGTGGACAAGGCCAACGTCCTGGCCTCCAGCCGGCTGTGGCGGCGGGTGGCCACCCAGGTATTGGCCGACTACCCCGAGCTGGAGGTGGAGCATGTGCTGGTGGACGCCATGGCCATGCACCTGATCCGCCGGCCCGCCAGCTTCGACGTCATCGTCGCCGGCAACCTCTTCGGGGACATCCTCACCGACGAGGCCTCCATGCTGGCCGGCTCCATGGGCATGCTGCCCTCGGCCAGCCTGGGCGATATCCTGAATGCCCAGGAGCTGCCCCTGGGCCTCTACGAGCCCATCCACGGCAGCGCGCCGGACATCGCCGGAAAGAACATCGCCAATCCCCTGGCCACCATCCTCAGCGCAGCCATGCTGCTGCGCCACAGCCTGGGCCTGACGGCCGAAGCGGACGCCGTGGAGGCAGCCGTGGAAGCCGTCCTCCAGGAGGGTGTCCGCACACCGGATATCGCCCACACCGGCACCGAGGTGGTGGGCACCCAGGTCATGGGCGATCTGGTGGTGGAAAAACTGCTGGCCTGA
- the leuD gene encoding 3-isopropylmalate dehydratase small subunit yields MEPFTTLKTTAVPLRAENVDTDQIIPARFLTAVTKEGMGDGLFYSWRYHPDGTPKADFVLNKPEYRGAQILIAGRNFGSGSSREHAVWALTDYGFRCVITPGFADIFYNNSLKNGLLPVTLPEETVNMLLDLTEEEPQTQITVDLENQQVILPDGQALPFQIDPFRKMCLLQGVDDLGYLLSKMEAIEAHEARQPY; encoded by the coding sequence ATGGAACCCTTTACCACCCTCAAGACAACCGCCGTCCCCCTGCGGGCGGAAAATGTGGACACCGACCAGATCATCCCGGCGCGCTTTCTGACGGCTGTCACCAAAGAAGGCATGGGCGACGGGCTCTTCTATAGCTGGCGCTATCACCCGGACGGCACGCCCAAAGCCGACTTTGTCCTGAACAAGCCCGAATACCGGGGTGCCCAGATCCTGATCGCCGGCCGCAACTTCGGCAGCGGCTCCAGCCGGGAGCATGCCGTCTGGGCCTTGACCGACTACGGCTTCCGCTGCGTGATCACCCCCGGCTTCGCCGACATCTTCTACAACAACAGCCTGAAGAATGGCCTGCTGCCGGTCACCCTGCCGGAAGAGACCGTCAACATGCTGCTGGATCTCACGGAAGAGGAGCCCCAAACCCAGATCACCGTGGACCTGGAGAATCAGCAGGTGATCCTGCCCGACGGCCAGGCCCTCCCCTTCCAGATCGATCCCTTCCGGAAGATGTGCCTGCTCCAGGGTGTGGACGACCTGGGCTATCTGCTCTCCAAAATGGAGGCCATCGAAGCCCACGAAGCGCGGCAGCCCTACTAA
- the leuC gene encoding 3-isopropylmalate dehydratase large subunit: MGKTLFEKVWDAHVVAQDPGAPAVLYIDAHLIHEVTSPQAFALLRERGLKVRRPDRTFATMDHAIPTRELEIELWPSDAATQVRTLRQNCQDFGITLWDIEGDVQGIVHVVGPEMGVTQPGMTIVCGDSHTSTHGAFGALAFGIGTSEVAHVLATQCLLQVKPKTFAINVEGELGLGVTAKDIILAIIAKNGAAGGTGYVFEYRGSAIRKLSMANRMTICNMSIEGGARAGMIAPDETTFEYIKGRPYAPKGADWDRAVAYWRTLVTDEDAVFDRELTLDASQLEPMVTYGTNPGQGIPVTGRIPLPEELEDPAERRSLLSALEYMGLKPGQPMEGQPVDIVFIGSCTNSRIEDLREAAQIVKGRKVADHVQALVVPGSKAVKAQAEAEGLDRIFQEAGFEWRGAGCSMCLAMNDDKAGAGKYVASTSNRNFQGRQGPGARSLLMSPIMAAAAAVHGRVVDVREML; the protein is encoded by the coding sequence ATGGGAAAAACGCTCTTCGAAAAAGTATGGGATGCCCATGTGGTCGCCCAAGATCCGGGCGCGCCGGCCGTGCTCTACATCGATGCCCACCTGATCCATGAGGTTACCTCGCCCCAGGCCTTCGCCCTTCTGCGGGAACGGGGCCTGAAGGTACGCCGCCCGGATCGAACCTTTGCCACCATGGACCATGCCATCCCTACCCGGGAGCTGGAAATCGAGCTATGGCCCAGCGATGCGGCCACCCAGGTACGCACCCTGCGCCAAAACTGCCAGGACTTCGGCATCACCCTGTGGGACATCGAGGGGGATGTCCAGGGGATTGTCCACGTGGTGGGGCCAGAGATGGGCGTCACCCAGCCTGGCATGACCATTGTCTGTGGCGACAGCCACACCAGCACCCACGGCGCCTTTGGCGCCCTGGCCTTCGGCATTGGCACCAGCGAAGTGGCCCACGTGCTGGCCACCCAATGCCTCCTCCAGGTCAAGCCCAAGACCTTCGCCATCAATGTGGAAGGGGAGCTGGGCCTCGGCGTGACGGCCAAAGACATCATCCTGGCCATCATCGCCAAAAATGGCGCAGCCGGCGGCACGGGGTACGTCTTCGAATACCGGGGCAGCGCCATCCGCAAACTGAGCATGGCCAACCGCATGACCATCTGCAACATGAGCATCGAAGGCGGCGCCCGGGCCGGCATGATCGCCCCCGATGAGACCACCTTCGAATACATCAAAGGGCGCCCCTATGCCCCCAAGGGCGCGGACTGGGATCGGGCCGTGGCCTACTGGCGCACCCTGGTCACCGACGAAGATGCCGTCTTCGACCGGGAGCTGACCCTGGATGCCAGCCAGCTGGAGCCCATGGTCACCTATGGCACCAACCCCGGCCAGGGCATTCCCGTCACCGGTCGCATCCCCTTGCCTGAAGAGCTGGAAGATCCCGCCGAACGCCGCAGCCTGCTCAGCGCCCTGGAGTACATGGGCCTGAAGCCCGGCCAGCCCATGGAAGGCCAGCCGGTGGACATCGTCTTCATCGGCTCCTGCACCAACAGCCGCATCGAAGACCTGCGGGAAGCGGCCCAGATCGTCAAGGGGCGCAAGGTCGCCGATCACGTCCAGGCCCTGGTGGTGCCCGGCTCCAAGGCCGTCAAAGCCCAGGCCGAGGCCGAAGGCTTGGACCGCATCTTCCAGGAGGCCGGGTTCGAATGGCGAGGGGCCGGCTGCAGCATGTGCCTGGCCATGAACGACGACAAGGCAGGGGCCGGCAAATATGTGGCCAGCACCAGCAACCGCAACTTCCAGGGACGCCAGGGACCGGGCGCCCGAAGCCTGCTCATGAGCCCCATCATGGCCGCCGCCGCCGCCGTCCACGGCCGCGTGGTGGACGTGCGTGAGATGTTGTAA
- a CDS encoding toxin-antitoxin system TumE family protein, whose protein sequence is MMENPLRTDADYELFIYSLADRYASIERSTLTFVRRGHTFARVAGELYFAGGYRIVVRERIVFDRLPAEIDWYGYEVWHGDTKLYWYDPQPHPNEPSLQSTHPHHKHVPPNMKHNRVPAPQMSFQRPNLPVVIAEVETLIRSQNLTGE, encoded by the coding sequence ATGATGGAGAACCCATTACGCACAGACGCTGACTACGAACTTTTCATCTACTCCTTAGCTGATCGATATGCTTCGATAGAGCGCTCAACCCTCACTTTTGTACGACGAGGGCATACATTCGCCAGGGTCGCCGGCGAACTTTATTTTGCCGGTGGCTATCGAATTGTGGTGCGTGAACGTATCGTATTTGACCGATTGCCGGCAGAAATTGACTGGTACGGATATGAAGTCTGGCATGGGGATACCAAGCTCTACTGGTATGATCCTCAGCCACATCCGAACGAACCGTCGCTTCAAAGTACCCATCCGCACCATAAACATGTACCGCCCAACATGAAGCACAATCGAGTTCCTGCGCCGCAAATGAGTTTTCAACGACCGAATCTGCCCGTCGTCATTGCAGAAGTTGAGACATTGATTCGCTCACAAAATTTGACCGGAGAGTAG